The following proteins come from a genomic window of Athalia rosae chromosome 1, iyAthRosa1.1, whole genome shotgun sequence:
- the LOC105692428 gene encoding mortality factor 4-like protein 1 isoform X2, with protein sequence MPPKCKFQEGEKVLCFHGPLIYEAKCLKSSVTKEKQIKYLIHYAGWNKNWDEWVPESRVLKYNESNVQKQREVQRAHSTQQPSHKGKKAGTTAKTQGRRSESGRDKDNESRASTPVAIPEKTGNRTVKGVGGGATPSSSHDSSSDAPRKKRSRVDPSVETEEQFLTKVEVKVKMPDELKPWLVDDWDAISRQRKLAILPARNTVDRILDDYVKFKTSSKTNNPNKESAVLEVTKGLREYFNVMLGTQLLYRWERQQYSEIMAENVDVPPSQIYGSFHLLRLFVKLGSMLSYTPLDERSIQLLLAHIHDFLRYLQKNSSDLFSLQDYGAAPPEYHRK encoded by the exons ATGCCGCCGAAATGTAAATTCCAAGAAG GTGAGAAGGTTCTTTGCTTTCACGGACCTTTGATATACGAAGCTAAATGTCTGAAGTCCTCGGTTACTAAGGAAAAACAGATCAAATACTTGATTCATTATGCAGGTTGGAACAAAAA TTGGGATGAATGGGTACCTGAAAGTCGAGTATTGAAGTACAATGAGTCAAATGTACAAAAGCAGCGAGAAGTACAACGTGCTCATTCTACTCAACAGCCTTCTCACAAGGGCAAGAAAGCTGGTACTACGGCCAAGACACAAGGACGTAGGAGTGAAAGTGGCAGGGATAAAGACAATGAAAGTCGAGCAAGTACTCCTGTTGCAATCCCTGAAAAAACGGGAAATCGGACAGTGAAAGGTGTTGGTGGTGGTGCCACACCATCTTCTTCACATGATTCTTCATCTGATGCGCCTCGCAAAAAGCGGAg TCGCGTTGATCCTTCTGTGGAAACAGAGGAGCAATTTTTGACAAAAGTTGAGGTAAAGGTCAAAATGCCAGATGAACTGAAGCCGTGGCTTGTTGACGATTGGGATGCAATAAGCCGACAACGCAAATTGGCAATTTTACCTGCTAGAAACACAGTAGACCGGATTCTCGATGATTATGTCAAATTCAAAACATCCAGTAAAACTAACAATCCCAATAA AGAGAGCGCTGTTCTAGAAGTGACCAAAGGGCTGCGTGAATACTTTAATGTGATGCTAGGTACACAATTATTGTACAGATGGGAGCGACAACAATATAGCGAAATAATGGCTGAGAACGTCGATGTTCCTCCCAGTCAAATATATGGATCCTTTCACTTATTGCGATTATTCG TAAAACTCGGTAGCATGTTGTCGTACACCCCTCTGGATGAGAGAAGTATTCAACTATTGCTGGCGCATATTCATGACTTTTTGAGGTATCTTCAAAAAAATAGCAGCGACCTTTTCAGTCTCCAAGATTATGGAGCAGCGCCACCCGAATATCACCGTAAAT aa
- the LOC105692428 gene encoding mortality factor 4-like protein 1 isoform X1, giving the protein MPPKCKFQEGEKVLCFHGPLIYEAKCLKSSVTKEKQIKYLIHYAGWNKNWDEWVPESRVLKYNESNVQKQREVQRAHSTQQPSHKGKKAGTTAKTQGRRSESGRDKDNESRASTPVAIPEKTGNRTVKGVGGGATPSSSHDSSSDAPRKKRSRVDPSVETEEQFLTKVEVKVKMPDELKPWLVDDWDAISRQRKLAILPARNTVDRILDDYVKFKTSSKTNNPNKESAVLEVTKGLREYFNVMLGTQLLYRWERQQYSEIMAENVDVPPSQIYGSFHLLRLFVKLGSMLSYTPLDERSIQLLLAHIHDFLRYLQKNSSDLFSLQDYGAAPPEYHRKCN; this is encoded by the exons ATGCCGCCGAAATGTAAATTCCAAGAAG GTGAGAAGGTTCTTTGCTTTCACGGACCTTTGATATACGAAGCTAAATGTCTGAAGTCCTCGGTTACTAAGGAAAAACAGATCAAATACTTGATTCATTATGCAGGTTGGAACAAAAA TTGGGATGAATGGGTACCTGAAAGTCGAGTATTGAAGTACAATGAGTCAAATGTACAAAAGCAGCGAGAAGTACAACGTGCTCATTCTACTCAACAGCCTTCTCACAAGGGCAAGAAAGCTGGTACTACGGCCAAGACACAAGGACGTAGGAGTGAAAGTGGCAGGGATAAAGACAATGAAAGTCGAGCAAGTACTCCTGTTGCAATCCCTGAAAAAACGGGAAATCGGACAGTGAAAGGTGTTGGTGGTGGTGCCACACCATCTTCTTCACATGATTCTTCATCTGATGCGCCTCGCAAAAAGCGGAg TCGCGTTGATCCTTCTGTGGAAACAGAGGAGCAATTTTTGACAAAAGTTGAGGTAAAGGTCAAAATGCCAGATGAACTGAAGCCGTGGCTTGTTGACGATTGGGATGCAATAAGCCGACAACGCAAATTGGCAATTTTACCTGCTAGAAACACAGTAGACCGGATTCTCGATGATTATGTCAAATTCAAAACATCCAGTAAAACTAACAATCCCAATAA AGAGAGCGCTGTTCTAGAAGTGACCAAAGGGCTGCGTGAATACTTTAATGTGATGCTAGGTACACAATTATTGTACAGATGGGAGCGACAACAATATAGCGAAATAATGGCTGAGAACGTCGATGTTCCTCCCAGTCAAATATATGGATCCTTTCACTTATTGCGATTATTCG TAAAACTCGGTAGCATGTTGTCGTACACCCCTCTGGATGAGAGAAGTATTCAACTATTGCTGGCGCATATTCATGACTTTTTGAGGTATCTTCAAAAAAATAGCAGCGACCTTTTCAGTCTCCAAGATTATGGAGCAGCGCCACCCGAATATCACCGTAAATGTAATTAA
- the LOC105692428 gene encoding mortality factor 4-like protein 1 isoform X3: MPPKCKFQEGEKVLCFHGPLIYEAKCLKSSVTKEKQIKYLIHYAGWNKNWDEWVPESRVLKYNESNVQKQREVQRAHSTQQPSHKGKKAGTTAKTQGRRSESGRDKDNESRASTPVAIPEKTGNRTVKGVGGGATPSSSHDSSSDAPRKKRSRVDPSVETEEQFLTKVEVKVKMPDELKPWLVDDWDAISRQRKLAILPARNTVDRILDDYVKFKTSSKTNNPNKESAVLEVTKGLREYFNVMLGTQLLYRWERQQYSEIMAENVDVPPSQIYGSFHLLRLFVKLGSMLSYTPLDERSIQLLLAHIHDFLRYLQKNSSDLFSLQDYGAAPPEYHRK; the protein is encoded by the exons ATGCCGCCGAAATGTAAATTCCAAGAAG GTGAGAAGGTTCTTTGCTTTCACGGACCTTTGATATACGAAGCTAAATGTCTGAAGTCCTCGGTTACTAAGGAAAAACAGATCAAATACTTGATTCATTATGCAGGTTGGAACAAAAA TTGGGATGAATGGGTACCTGAAAGTCGAGTATTGAAGTACAATGAGTCAAATGTACAAAAGCAGCGAGAAGTACAACGTGCTCATTCTACTCAACAGCCTTCTCACAAGGGCAAGAAAGCTGGTACTACGGCCAAGACACAAGGACGTAGGAGTGAAAGTGGCAGGGATAAAGACAATGAAAGTCGAGCAAGTACTCCTGTTGCAATCCCTGAAAAAACGGGAAATCGGACAGTGAAAGGTGTTGGTGGTGGTGCCACACCATCTTCTTCACATGATTCTTCATCTGATGCGCCTCGCAAAAAGCGGAg TCGCGTTGATCCTTCTGTGGAAACAGAGGAGCAATTTTTGACAAAAGTTGAGGTAAAGGTCAAAATGCCAGATGAACTGAAGCCGTGGCTTGTTGACGATTGGGATGCAATAAGCCGACAACGCAAATTGGCAATTTTACCTGCTAGAAACACAGTAGACCGGATTCTCGATGATTATGTCAAATTCAAAACATCCAGTAAAACTAACAATCCCAATAA AGAGAGCGCTGTTCTAGAAGTGACCAAAGGGCTGCGTGAATACTTTAATGTGATGCTAGGTACACAATTATTGTACAGATGGGAGCGACAACAATATAGCGAAATAATGGCTGAGAACGTCGATGTTCCTCCCAGTCAAATATATGGATCCTTTCACTTATTGCGATTATTCG TAAAACTCGGTAGCATGTTGTCGTACACCCCTCTGGATGAGAGAAGTATTCAACTATTGCTGGCGCATATTCATGACTTTTTGAGGTATCTTCAAAAAAATAGCAGCGACCTTTTCAGTCTCCAAGATTATGGAGCAGCGCCACCCGAATATCACCGTAAAT